The following DNA comes from Eulemur rufifrons isolate Redbay chromosome 5, OSU_ERuf_1, whole genome shotgun sequence.
GTTTCCTGACGGTTTCCCACTTCCCAGTCTCCACGAAGCAGCTTTTCCTCCTAAACCATGAAAAGAGAACGTGAGAGTTCGactagaaatttttgtttttagacagggtctggctctgtctcccaggctggagtgcagtggcgtcgtcatagctcactgtaaccttaaactctgCTTACGTGATCCtgctgcctgagcctcctgagtagctgggactacaggcatgcatcaccactcCCCGctaaacttttaactttttatagagatagggtcttgctgtgttgcccaggctgttatccaactcctggcctcaggtgatgtTCCCGCCTCTGCCTACCAAAatgctaggattgtaggcttgagccaccacacttggcctcaAGTAGAAATTGAAGTTCTGATTCCTCCCTTCTTGTTTGCCTTTAAAACTGAATGGCCCCAGGGAAGCAGTGTCTCCTGTAGGTTGTTAGCCCTTACGCTTTCGGGGGActgaggggtggggctgggcacaggAATTTAGGCAGCTGATTGCCCTTGCCTGAAGTCAGACCATCCTCTCATCCTGGATCAAGCGCCTGCTGTGAGGGAGGGACTCCTCACACAGGTGTGGCCAGGGGCTGACATTGCTCCCTTTGGGTAAATGGAGAGCATCCTTGACACAGGTGTGAAGAGTGGttctgagtggggaaacccactATCGGTGAAGTCACCATATTCAGGGGCAaaccctccaccccctccccgtTCTAGAGACTGAAAAACACACCAGCTGCTGTGGCTGCTCCACCTTGGACAGCTTGGGGAGTTTTGTCTGAGCAGAGGGGTCCACTTTCTTGAGCTCTAACCCCAGAGGCCTCTGAGTAGCAGACTTAAATTTTAACACATCCCCTCTGTTTAGacgttgggcaagttactttacttcTCAGATAGCTTCCCTAtatgttaaaaatggaaataatgctCAGTGGGCAATACTGATAAAAGCAGGTGCTTGAAAAATCTCTCCCTGTTACATGAATATCACTAAACAAGCGATAATGTGGACTGAACAGGTACCACATTTGAAGATAAGTATTTACACTTTTGTTGCCCTATAGCTTGATGCCTTTCCTTTTGTCCCTTAAGCTGTGCAAGCTTCTATATTGCCTCTGGTGCCTGTAAAGTGGACATTATAATGGCCCCTCAGGGAGGGTGGTTTGGAGGATAAAATAGAAGCATGAAGATCATGTGTTTAAACAGTTGCTATTTTGGCATATTAAAAGAACAGATTAATTTGCTtcgcaaattttaaaaaatattctttagtttCGGCCAGTGTGATACCTACTATCCCCTGGTCCTGAGCAAGTTTTCTCTGGCAGGATCATCATGGAATTAGTCATGAGAGCCTTCGGGCTCTGTCCTGGGGCACATTTCAGGCGCTGTCTTCACACCTTTGTGACAGGATTCGGGCTAACTGGGTAGTGGTGGCAGCTCTTCCTTTTTTCACTCGGGTATCTTTGCCCTGTCCACAGGAAGTGTGGACTTCCTGTGTCCAGTGGTCACCAGGGCTCAGGAGGCTGGTCCCAGCCCAAATTGGGTCACTGACTTGGCTTGCAGCTTGGAGCTCCACCCTGACTCCAGGCACCCACCTAGGAGTGGTAGTTTTCCAGCCGCTCCTGTGGTCACTCCAGGGCCTTATGTCTGGGGACAGTTTTCTTCCACAGAGAAAGTTGGATGGCCTGGTCTATGTTCCTGTCTTTAAACTATATGGCAAACTGTTTTTCAGGTGAATTTCCTCTGCTGACAACCAAACGTGTGTTCTGGAAGGGTGTTTTGGAGGAGTTGCTGTGGTTTATCAAGGTAAAGAAGTTGCTGCTGTTGGAAGGCGACAGTCTGGTCCCAACACAATAGCTACTGAGACCCTTTTAGAAGTAGATCATGTCGCCCTTCAGCCCGTAGTGGCTCCCATTTCACTCAGTAGGAGCCAACACCCATATGAGACCCCTTTTCCGGCTCTGGCCTTAGCTGCTGCTCTGAGCCCCTCCTGGCTTCCTGGCCAACCTTCTCCCCCAACATGTAGCTTGATTTCCTGATCTTGCTGGCGAGACTTCCTCGATGTCCTGATCTAAGTCTGTGGTTCTCCCCTCACTTCCTTGGCTTTTCTCCCTAGAGAAACATTATCATCTGATGGGTAATGTCAGCCCTTCCCCTCCACCATTAGAAGGGGTCAGGAAACAACAAATAAGTAAGTTAACTGTGCTGTAAGCTCCATGGGGGcagagaatttctttctgttgttcaCTATTGTATCCCCAGGGCCTAGAACAGCCCACCTCTTAGTAGGACTCAACATATATTGATCATTGGACATAGATACCAACTGTTTTCTCATGTTCATACAAACTAGAAGGGTTTCTTCAGTAACAAGATGTGCCTCTTCCAAAGGGCTAAGTAGGTACCTCGGGCAAGAGCTAGAGTGCGGTGATTACCGGCATCTGTCATGTCCAGAATTAACGATGTCTGTCCAATCCTGGTGAGACAGGCTCGGTTCTGGGCCATCCTGGAAGTTGTGACCCCTTCTGTAGAGTACTTGGTGTTTGGATAGTCTTGGGCCAAACCAGACCCAAGACTTCTATTCTCTCTTAGAAAGGGATGAGGTTTGGATCCAGTCCAGTCTGCCTTAATCTCTATTTGTGGGGTGTTTTGTTTAGTGGTGGCCTATCTCAACTGATAGTGAGCCTCTGGTTCAAAGTGCAGCATCAGAAATCTCAGAAGAGGACATTCTTAAACTAGTTAGAGCCCAGTTTGAATGGATAGAAAGGGGACGCTTTTGAAGCAATATGTGAAAAGTTGAGAAATGACTTGTTGGGAGTAAAAAAATTGACTCAGTAGAAAGCAGAGAAGCAAGATGccagaaataaaatgcattcactAGTTTTAACTTAAAGCTTGAATGTGGGATTCTAAGAAGTCCTTACCAGGAATGTCAGATTCACCTCTGTAGGTAGAGTTATTCCACGGGTGACTTGATCCAATACAGGAGTCAGAGGTGCCTGCCCTGCAGCCAGGGATCGGTGggcaagagagaagggagggccGCTAGCTCGTGTCTCCTCACAGTAATTGTGTGGTGAGTACTAATGTGCTCTTTTATAGATAGATAGGCCAGGGTGGGTAGGGAGTGGGTCAGAGGAGAAGGTAGGTAGAAGGGCCAGGCACCCAGCCCAGGTGGATGTGGCAGAAAGCCTTGCTCGTGCTGGTTACAGCACATCATACCCAGAGGCACCAAAGGCAGATGAGGCCTGTCCTTGACCTGGATAGAGGTTACAATGTTAGGGGCCAAATCTGATGGGACGAAATGTAAGAGAAGTAAACATAAGGCTTTGTACTTGgcaaataaaccaaaacaaaacagaacaaattaaCTATAATATTAAGTATATGGATTGGGAGTAAACACAACTTTGCAGTGGCAAATATGGGATATGAATGAATTAGGGTCCAAATTTAATTCAGTGTGACTTATAGATTTACCAGAAAAACTAATACTGATTAGTCTGATCATTAGAAATATCCTACATGCCAAGTATAAAATACCATGAATGATTGCATATGAGGCAATAAATTCATTTTGGGGTATCACACTTAGACACAGAACTCAGTTAAACACAAAACTGTCAGATGAGGTGGGCATACGGAAAGGACTTGGAGGTGTTTAGTCTAGAAAGTTTAGTTGAGGGgaatagaagaaaagatttgagaGGTGGTTCCAAAGAAAGGATCAGACTGTCCAATAAGCCCTTCAGAGTTTGGGCTGGGACCAGCCTACTTAAAGACAGCATGGGCCCCACGTGGTGGCCTGCCTGTCACATCACCACGGCTGCTCAGAATTCCCTCCATGCTCTATTCAACCCATCTCTTCCAGGGATCCACAAACGCTAAAGAACTGTCTTCCAAGGGAGTGAAAATCTGGGACGCCAATGGATCCCGAGGCTTTCTGGATGGCCTGGGATTCTCCACCAGAGGGGAAGGGGACTTGGGCCCAGTTTATGGCTTCCAGTGGAGGCATTTTGGGGCAGAATACAAAGATATGGATTCAGGTAAGGAGACAGCGATGCCTCCCATTTCCTGAGTGCCCTTCCTAGCATGAGTCTGCTCCGTCATTTCAGATAAAGTCTGAGGGATAAGTCAGCGCCATGGGTGCTGATGTTTAACTTGAATGTTGTGAGAGGCTGTGCCAGCTAAGATGGAGGAGCCACAACTCAACCCtaatttttagggttagggtcgtgTCACACTCTTGGTGATTAGCATATATTGGGTCCTTGCTTGGCACTTTCCTTACCTGTGTCATTGGCAGGTAGCTGCATGGTTGTGGTGCGTGTCGGGGAGTAGGGTAGGAAGGAAGCCCATCGGTGGGACAAGATGCCCCAATTGCCTTGTGGCAGCTTCGCTCTCCCCTTTGGAGGCCAAGCCGCCAGCACACTCTAGGTGGCGCTGGTGTGATAGCACCGTGCCTAGGTCGCCCTCCCTTTCTGCTGGGGTGGAAGAAGGATGAAACATCTCACTTCTACCTTCCTGTATCACTATCGGTAATGCCACTTGCTGAGTGTCACGGAGCCCAGCCCCTGTCCTGTCCTTAGGAGAAGCAAATACCCACCTTggggtgtgtgtgcgcgtgctcAGGAAAAAACAATTTACTGGCTGGGCAGGAACCAGCAACCTGGGGAGTATGCATCTCATCTAAAGGGGACAGTCACATCTCGCCTCCATCCAGCCAGAGGGATTTGGGCCCCATATTAGAAGTTTTCAATAAAAGCCTAAAATCTGCATTTTGTGTGCAATCATGAGATCTTTTAACTATAGGAAGTTTTAGTGAGTGTGGAATTTCCATAAGGGCTGCCGGTTCAGGGGATGGATagcggtgatggttgcacaacactgggaatgtacttaatgccactggatTGCATGCTTAAGAATGGCTAAAACGGTAAATTTAATGGTATGtatacttcatcaaaatgaaaaaagtttacGTGGGCCAAACAATTCCTGCAGGCAAGTATTCTGTAGGTGTTAGTCTGTCCCCGTGTCTTAGGGCATCCTTAGGATATGAGGCTGCTCCCCTGGCTTAATGGTGCCTTAACTCCTGCCTGGTGTTCGATTATTTCTTGTTGCTTAAGGGCCCTAATAAAATTATGGCCTTAGTTTGCAGTTGTATAAATGCTCAGCTGTTGGATTTCAGTAGGGgagtttgtcatttttattttgaaataataacagATTTGCAGggaattgcaaaagaaaaaaaaaaaaaaactgtacagaGAAGTCCCCTGTACCCTTAACCCAGTTTTTCCCCAAAGGTATTATCCTGGGTGACATCTTGCATAAATTGACATTGGTGTAATCCACAAAGTCGTCAGATTTTGCTAGCTTTACAtcctgttgtgtgtgtgtttggaattTTAGCGTATGTGTAGGTTCAtgtaactaccaccacaatcaagatacagaactattcCATCACAGTTCATCTTTTTAAAGGCTTTGATACTATGTCTTTTGGAACTGTGACTGTGAGAGGACTTTCCTccaaaaaaagtttgagaactgctgaacCAGAACATAGTCTGACACCAATAAGTAAAAGTTTAACCAGAGGAGATTACACACTAAAGCTCTGCACTGCAGTTACCAAATCATTTCTCAGTTACCAAATCAGTTCTAGCTCAGAAGGCAGGCAAGAAATTAAAGTCCAGAAACCAGAAATGGGAGAAAAGTACAAGGTGGTGTAATCATTACAGAGGTTTCCTGAAGTTTGTAAGTCAGTGGCATGTTTAGCTGCCAAAGTGTGGTGTCATTTTAGATGGGAGTGTTGGAAGCACACTGCATGGGGCACAGAAGGGAATCCCCTGTTAGTCGGAATGTGTGTGGAATGCTATAATCTACTTAGGATCCAGTACTCTTGTGAGACAAGGATAAGGCAGATTTGTGCAGTGAAAGTGTGACAAGAATGGTTGATGGGCTTAGAGACTGGAGGAACTAAGATTGTCCAGATTGGAAAGAGTTAGCaatggggggagggtgggaggaggtagCCCATGACAGACACACTTAATGGCTCTTACGTAGAAGAGAAAATAGACGTGGTTATGGCTCCAAAGGATGGACCCAGGAGCTCAGACAGTGCCGTGAGATCTGGGGAATTTGCAGAAGGCACTGGCTGTCTTGCAGCCACCGTCAAGGGAGGATGCTGGGTGAACGGCTGTAATAGATGACCCCTGAGGCCATCTCATGAGGTGCTGTGATGAATATGTGTACATGTCCTCTTTTTTGACAATTCTACAGATTATTCAGGTCAAGGAGTTGACCAACTGCAAAAAGTGATTGATACCATCAAAACCAACCCCGACGACAGAAGAATCATCATGTGTGCTTGGAATCCAAAAGGTTGGAAGGACCTAGTCATCTTCATTCTAACCGTACTGTTGGCACAGAGGGATTGTGCAGAGTCCCCAGAGGGAGGCAGGACCGTGGGCACTGTTAGTTTTGGGACCTTATGCAAGTCACACTTTGCCCTGTTTTCAACTTTAGATCCCGGGGTTGGGCCCAGATGATCTTAACTGGTGTATTTATACTCACTCTTACTCCAAAGAGGGCTTTAAATTGCCTATAAAACTACAGAtaagattttaacattttaaattaaattggaGCAGGTGAAGTTttaggtcactgcaaccttgccaattatgaacatttttagtaATTATGTTGTAAAATTCAACTCTACCAGGGTGTTAAGTACCCAGAGTGGAATGTTTGTATCTATAATAGAGACTTTTAGTACAGGAGGGCGTGTCTGAAACGCCAGTTTCCTGTGGCCCCTGCAAATGAAATGATTCTTGCTGTATTTGTAGTTTGGTGCCACAAAGGTGGCACAAATCCTTCATTTTGGCTCAGATGGGAGAGTATTGTTCCAGCTGTAAACGTAGCTCTGCAGAAATCTCGTGCTTACGGACAATCTCCAGAGGTGTGGGCCGTGAGTGTCCCTACAGCCCAGTGGCTCTCTCATGGTCTCAGCGATGGCTTCTGCTTCCCTCCTGGTTTACTTTAAATGTGTTCTCTGAAACCACCGCCTCTCCTTATTCTCCCTTCTGCTGGTTCCTCAGATCTTCCTCTGATGGCGCTGCCTCCGTGTCACGCGCTCTGCCAGTTCTATGTGGTGAACGGTGAGCTGTCCTGCCAGCTGTACCAGCGGTCGGGAGACATGGGCCTGGGCGTGCCGTTCAACATCGCCAGCTACGCCCTGCTCACGTACATGATCGCACACATCACCGGTCTAAAGGTGGGCTGCTCTCGGGAGGGACGGCTGGCACCAGCCTAAGGCCCTTAGCTCTTCGGTTCTTGAACGTGGGAAAATGAGTTACAGAGAGTTCAGTCTCTgattggttttaaaatttgatatatgtGAATGAGACATGAACCAGCTTACTTTGTACCTTCCTGTCCTAGTGGTCTGTGTACACTAACAGGTCCACATAGGTTGTTTGTAATATTAACTTATGAATTGACGTCTCAAAAGCTACACTGGTTAAATTGTTTTTTTGTAAAGCCCTAGGGTGTCTGCATACCCTATATAATGTGTCTTTAAATGATGTGTTTTGAAGGAATTGAAACTAAAACATTGACTGTTTTGTGCTCTTCCATGGCATTTTAGCCAGGTGACTTTGTACATACTTTGGGAGATGCACATGTTTACCTGAATCACA
Coding sequences within:
- the TYMS gene encoding thymidylate synthase isoform X1 → MPAAGSELLCPPSPPPAQKRVAEPRPPHGELQYLGQVEHILRYGSRKDDRTGTGTLSVFGMQARYSLRGEFPLLTTKRVFWKGVLEELLWFIKGSTNAKELSSKGVKIWDANGSRGFLDGLGFSTRGEGDLGPVYGFQWRHFGAEYKDMDSDYSGQGVDQLQKVIDTIKTNPDDRRIIMCAWNPKDLPLMALPPCHALCQFYVVNGELSCQLYQRSGDMGLGVPFNIASYALLTYMIAHITGLKPGDFVHTLGDAHVYLNHIEPLKIQLQREPRPFPKLKILRKVETIDDFKAEDFKIEDYNPHPTIKMEMAL
- the TYMS gene encoding thymidylate synthase isoform X2; its protein translation is MPAAGSELLCPPSPPPAQKRVAEPRPPHGELQYLGQVEHILRYGSRKDDRTGTGTLSVFGMQARYSLRGEFPLLTTKRVFWKGVLEELLWFIKGSTNAKELSSKGVKIWDANGSRGFLDGLGFSTRGEGDLGPVYGFQWRHFGAEYKDMDSDLPLMALPPCHALCQFYVVNGELSCQLYQRSGDMGLGVPFNIASYALLTYMIAHITGLKPGDFVHTLGDAHVYLNHIEPLKIQLQREPRPFPKLKILRKVETIDDFKAEDFKIEDYNPHPTIKMEMAL